The Malus domestica chromosome 10, GDT2T_hap1 nucleotide sequence TTTCTCCTCTTCACCCCAACCCTCTTCCCCCCCCGCACCCACCCTCACACCTTCCTCTACACACCtcactccttaaatccacaccAATTCCTCCCATTTTCACCTCACGATCCTAGCGATGGCGGCGTAGAcgggatttgttttttttttttgttttgggttgcatgggaaagaagatgaaaatgggggagaagagatgaggaggaggagaatgAGGGGGAAGATGAactgaaggtttttttttttttttttttttttcctatgttGCAGGGGGAAGAGAGGAGGAGGGGGGAGGGAGGTGCGTCTGGGTGGGTCGTGGAGGGATAAGGTTTCTGGGTTTGGGGGTTGCGGGGAGGTGTGTTTCAACTTTTGTTTTaggtttttctattttattttatttatttatttttatttagaagatttaggttttttttaaaaatttaaaaattatttttttgccacgtggtatAACTGTGGTAGTCATTTTAgcgcttaacggatcaatggatgaaaaatgtaacggaggtattattttgaaataaaatagtacgtgaggtatgaaagtgaaatgttttaaaaatgttgtatgagattgtaataaaTTTCAAACCTGATagggtattatgtaatttacccacaaattaaacaaacaaatatattCACAAgggataaaaagaaaaaaaaattgggtagAAATAAGAAATTATAACTAAGGTTCTCGACAAAGAAGCAAAAGAGAGATTCAATCGGAGAGAGTAGAAAGCCAAAAAATTGCCGATCGTACGGCTCTGGTTGATGGCTGTCAAATTATTCCGCAATCACCGCGTAGGTAACTTTTCTTTTGTTCGATTTTCTCTGTTTGCTGTTTTCCGCTTTCCTTTTACTTGTTTGTGCCAAATGAATTAATAAGTAAAACCCCTTAAACCTTGACGGCACTGTGActtgaaaaagaaacaatgtctacgagggtgtattcaattggaaatttgagaaattttaatggatttataaattcatgaatttttatggaatctaattgatttgtagagattttatataaaattttaattcaattcctTTGAAATCTCATGGGGAGAATGAAATTTGTAGATGTTTataatacactacaaaatctttCCAATTCACTccaattcctcaactttttcaaattctttaaaatcaaagtataattgaatacacatgaaatgttataaatttatttaaaattctaattgaatacacccagatttctaaagattttaatatactattataaaatcctgattgaatacgcGTTGAATTTTAGAGAATTACTTAACATTCTGATTAGATACCTCTAGATTCGTTGAAAGAATTAGAATCCCTCAACATCCTAATTGAATACGTATTATGCTTAACTAATTCggtatttcctttaattttctgtatTATCCTATCTATAACTGATTCACAACTATTTCATTTCCATTTCGATTTCGATTTCGATTTCGATTTCAATCTCAATTTATTTGTACGGAGTTGGTTTTGTTCCCGacaatgaagaaaaatattgcTTTCTATAAGCTATTGCTATTGCTGTTGCTATTGTGGTGCAATGCCTCGGCTGACCTCTTTCCACCTTAGGCTATTTTCCCACCATCAGGTATCTAATGGCGGCTTGGTGTCGGCACATTGTGTGTTGATTTCTTGGCCTCAGTGGCCTCTAATCCTAATCCGGACGACAAGATCAAAACAACCAGCTTCAAGGTAATTTAATTTCCCATTGTACTTACGCTACCGCTACTTGAACTTAGGTTGACTATGTAGCCCGGTCGTTTGTGCACTTTTAGCCGATGAAACCATGTTCTGCATTGTTATTGGTAATAAATCTTGTTGACACATGAATCATGCTATAGCTTGGCTTTGATAAGTGAGGTTGGTTGGGTTCGTAGGTTCAAGCAGGTGGGAACGCAGGCAATGCTTTAACGTGTGCAGCTCGTCTCggattaagggctggtttggtattgctgtgctttgaaaaaaaactacttctgctgtgctgtgagaataaactcatttttgtggcttcacgttttcagcttttttacatccaaaactgtgaaaataagctgtttagcttatttttttatacccacaTTTTATATAAGCAActtcagtaccaaaccagtcaTAAGTCCGACTCTGAGGCTGATTTCCATGGTCTTTAATTTTATCAGtaactttgaattttctttctgCAGAGGGAACCTTGATTGTCTGATTTAGGTAAGCTTTGTAAAACGATAGGTTGCAGATGATACACAAGGCAGGGGTATACTGCAGGAGCTACAAGCCGACAGCATAGATACTTCTTTTGTTGTGGTAAGCTTCAATTGGAAAGCCATTTATAAATTTGAATGCCCGTTTGGTGTTTTTTAGGCAAATATTATAGTGCATACGGTTTAAATGTACTTCAAATCTGGAACCAGTcaatagtttttgttttttggttattattattttggttaGGTAATGTATCTTGAGAATCTTATATTACTGTAATGCCTAATGTTGTATGCGCCTGTATATGATACAACACGAATGAGACAGATTGGACTAAGATAGGAACTCGGTTAGGTTTATAAGAGAAGGGTTGGATGATCTCCTAAATTTGGCTGATTATGCCATACGCTCAGCGATATTTCCACGGTTTAATCATATATGTTCagtttctttcttttgatttccAAAATCCCAAAACTTGCTGTCTTAATTTTTGGTTTGATCTCTTGGTCTAAGTGTAATGCCGCTAGGTCATTTATGTGGGTGACTTTGGATATCTTGTCTTACAGGCCTGGACAGGAGCAGCATCTGTTCCTAGTGCTCTTGCTTCGATGCTTTTGCGACTGCCAAAGATCAAATTCGCAATTGTGACATTGGGTGAAGATGGATGCATAATGCTTGAGAGAAGTGTGGGCGGTAAGTATTCAACTGTCGAGGGTTTATTGAGGAAGAAAACATTGTGAAACGGAGGGTCCAAGGCTGTGGTTTGCAATTCTGTAAATATAGCCTGTTTTTATCTGATTGAAATAACTTTTAGGTTTTCGTTCAAAACTCTGTTTTTTGTAGAGGATTCTCAGACAGAGGAAATGGAGGCCGACAACTTATTGGAATCGCTGAAGCGGAGAAAGGATGCTAGCGTAACTATCCCAACTTGTATTTCGTCGGTAAGTCTAGTTGAATGCTACTCTGGTGAATTGAAACCAAAGAAATGATGAAACCATTGGAGGCGCTGTTGTGACACGGGCAAAAGGCACCCCATAAGGTTAAGAGAATTTGAGCATTCATTGGTAGACAATTTAGAAGGGAATACTATCGTATCCATGAATCTTGATGAAATTCTCAGTAGCCCCTCATCCCTTCTATACAGTTTTTGAGGATTGCTTAATGGATTTCATCCACGTGACTTGAATATTTACGTGGACTTAGGAGCATAAGTACCAAGTGGAAAATATTTCCAACTGATTTGTAACGTTTTTCCATTTTAATCCTTTCAGCCAGTGACAAAATTGAAACCCAATGGAATAGGGACAGTTTTTGGGAACAGCTGAGAAAGTACCACCCCAAGAACTTCTGGATACAGCAGGTGCTGGAGATAGTTTTACCGGAGCAATTCTCTATGGTATAGTTAACaattcaactctctctctctcacacagaTCAATCTGCCAATTATTGCTTCAATTTTTACTGCTTGGAAAGGCACCTTTTCAATTATCAACTGTATAACTCGTGGCTTCTGAGTGCATTTATATGTGTTTAGAGATTGCAGCATGGTTTATTCTTAAAATCCCTACTGGATGTGTAGCTCATCAAAATGTGGGATTGACTGTTTGGGAAGTAAAGGGTTTGTTCAGAAATTGTAGCATGATTGTTTATTGTATCAGTTTGAAATGCAACTCTTAtgtcttatcctttcttttaatatatatatatatatatacactatgATTGATTGACAAGGTTCTTTAAAATTTGTTAAAACAGGATCATATGAGGTTGTTGTTGAACAACTACGTAACCTCTACAAGTACACGGTCGATCCCCCATCTTCCATTAGGAGGTTCATGggtttgtttgacaaaactatACGCCAACAATTGGGGTGCTCATTGCACAAATGGCTATTGTGTGCCATACACCGCAACTAGGAGTATTACAACAAACAAGATGTTCGACACCTTTTTGATCTAATAGTAGACATGCTACCCATTAGGAACCACATCAAAACATGGGAGGAATGCCTCATGTTCTCGATGGAGCCCAAGTCTACATCAAGCTTCAAGATCTCATCACCCAAAAGAAGAACGAGATCGATTCATTCGCTGGATCCAATTCCGCTGTTGACTAACTATGAGATACGTACATTCCATATTACCTATAGCTGCCAAATCACACcgagtgtgtatatatacatatatcagCTACGTACCGCTCAATTGTCCCACTGTTTTAACTACCAACTAGCCTATAACAACTCAACAATCTTGCATATATAATCTGGATGAGTTCTTGTATCATCCAACATATTAATAGCTTTTGGTTGTTGCTAGCAGCCAACCCACTCTGCCTAGGTGTTTTTAGCAAATCCTTTGACTCGTGCTGTCTAGATATTGCACCAACGACCTCTGGTTTTCAGCAAGTCCTTAGACTCCTGCTGTCTAGATACTGCACCAGATCTTAGGATTTCATCTGATTAGCAGCTGCTAACGTAATCGGGCATCTTCAAAAAGGCTGTGGATCTTAGGCGTCATCATCAGAAGCCATGAACGATTATTTGCCCATTTGGAATTGATTTCTGGTCTTGGACCTCGGAAGGCCTCCTTTACAGAGGTCGTTGGTAAGATTTGGTGCAATATCTAAACAACAAGAGTCTAAGGACTTGTTGAAAACCAGAGGTCATTGGTGCAGTATCTAGATAGCACGAGTCAAAAGGACTTGCTGAAAACACTCGGTTGGAGTGGGTTGGTTGCTAGCAGTAACCAAAAGCTATTACTATGTTGGATGATACAAGAACTCATCCAGATTATGTATGCACAGATTGTTTAGCTGTTATAGGCTAGCTGGTAGTTAAAATAGTGGGACAATTGAGGCTCAGCCATATAGCTATGTAgttgatatatgtatatatacacacacaatgtGATTTGGCAGCTATAGGTAATATGGAATGTACGTATCTCATAGGTAGTCAGCAGCGGAATTGGATCCAGTGGATGAATCAATCTCGTTCTTCTTTTGGGTGACAAGATCttgaagattgatgtagacttAGGCTCCATCGAGAACTTGAGGCATTCCTCCCATGTTTTGATGTGGTTCCTGATAGGTATTGTATCTGCTATTGGATCTAAAAGGTGCTGGACATCTTGGTTGTTCTAATACTCCCAGTTGCGGTGTATGACATACGGTAACCATTCGTGCAATTACCGCTCCAATCGTTGGCGTatagttttgtcaaacaaaccCATGAACCTCCTAACGGAAGACGGGGATTGACCGCGTACATGTAGAGGTTACGTAGTTGTTCAACAACAGCCTCATATGATCCTATTTTAACAAATTTTAAAGAACCTTGTCAATCAAtcatagcatatatatatacacattaaaagaaaggataagacaTAAAAGTTGCATCTCAAACTGATACAATAAACAAACAGCAAGGAAGGCAATTAAATCAATCTATCAACAAAGTCTTAAGTTGAAGATAAGAAACAGAAAACAACagcaacaaagcattttcccactaagtggggtcggctatattgatacccaagaaacaaaaaagaagaaaaaaaaatcaatcatataCGTATTGATACCCAAGAGCTTCTTGGAATGGAAGTAGAGATTACTACATGAGATTGAGGGCTAAACACAAGAGCTTCTTGGAATGGAAGTGTCCTTTTTCGAGGTTTCTTTCTTACTTTTTTTGCGTTTCAATTTGATTGccgaatgaaaaaaaattaccatCACTGCACTTATTTGACTGTCAGTAGCCAAGCACAAGCAGGACCTTTTCCTCTTCTCGGGCAGCTTGGCCAAAGGTTGTGCATctgaaataaataattaataaaaaattcagCAACAATTGTCAAATCCTTGTAATTCGTAATCACTTTCATTCACCGGCTTACGATAGTCCGTCTTCCTCGCTTCGTCTATTTGGCTCTGCTCTTCCTCTTCCACTTCAACCGTACCTTGGGCTGGAAGTGAAACCAACATCATTTAGTCGAATCCTAATTTCAATATGCGCGCAGGTCAATTCAGCAACTTAAACCGAAATCCGAAATCATCCTAATTCAGCCAAATCCTCATTCGATATCACTTTTTTTTCATCCTAATTTCACTATGCGCAGCTCAATTCAGCAAGTTCAAACCGAAAATTGAATTCGAAATCATCCTAATTCAGCCAATTCCTTATTCGAAATCACTTTCAAGAACGATTATCGGACTTACGATGTTCCGTCGTTGCAGCTTCGTCGATCTCGCTCTCATCTTCCACTTCAACGGCACCTTCGGCTGCAACTGAAATCAACATTATTTTGTCAAATCCTAATTTCAATATGCGCAGCTTAATTCAGCAAGTTAAAACGAAAATTTGTAATCAAAATCATCCTAATTCAGCCAAATCCTCGTACGAAATCAGTTTCGAGAATGACAACCGGACTTACGGTGTTCTGTCGTTGCAGCTTTGCCGATCTTGCTCTCATCTTCCTCCATGGATGATTCTTGCCTGCAAGAtagatatatatagagagagcgAGCGAACCAGATTTGAACCTCACtgttaaccctaaaaactactaagtCTACGTGGAGCGCAGGctgagtaatctatgagctaactacgtcattcggtgaatgcggggcataccaactcgtcggccgagctcggccaaggagtagaatttgttgatgttgcgttgggtgagCGGCTCtcggtcgaggagtaaaatttgttgatgttgcgttgggtgcgcggctgacttctgtgtTTTgtgattgcggccgaggaaggaacacgtctcaacctcttgggttctcgaacctgaagacaaggctactattcttacgaagttcacgaatcgtcgtcgtcAGATTCAGCcatagtgatggtattcgtcagagtaaactcacgccgaatcgacaccaaagtgtaagggcacaaatactcaaagcggatataagtcttaatagtgaacgtggttcggccgtctgaatgccgaactctaaatcccacttgagagtatctaatcataaaataactcggcgtgtaatgcgccgagctcagtaagctgtaacacctcacttcgccgagaaggctaatgagatgacctcgatcaataaggattcggaaatccttctcgaccgagacttggataggtaaccaaccgtcctcgccgcagtgctgttgatgccaacagaagatactgcgagatcggctgattctacggcgatagagctatctatgccgactgaagatatcaccggttgctttcacagtgctgttgatgccaacgga carries:
- the LOC103445450 gene encoding uncharacterized protein isoform X2, whose product is MEEDESKIGKAATTEHLAAEGAVEVEDESEIDEAATTEHPQGTVEVEEEEQSQIDEARKTDYHAQPLAKLPEKRKRSCLCLATDSQISAVMDHMRLLLNNYVTSTCTRSIPVFR
- the LOC103445450 gene encoding uncharacterized protein isoform X1 — translated: MEEDESKIGKAATTEHLAAEGAVEVEDESEIDEAATTEHPQGTVEVEEEEQSQIDEARKTDYHAQPLAKLPEKRKRSCLCLATDSQISAVMVIFFHSAIKLKRKKSKKETSKKDTSIPRSSCV
- the LOC103445450 gene encoding uncharacterized protein isoform X3 gives rise to the protein MEEDESKIGKAATTEHLAAEGAVEVEDESEIDEAATTEHPQGTVEVEEEEQSQIDEARKTDYRKPMHNLWPSCPRRGKGPACAWLLTVK